Proteins from a genomic interval of Paenibacillus sp. FSL R5-0623:
- the rbsB gene encoding ribose ABC transporter substrate-binding protein RbsB: MKKWTVTLISMLMIIVLAGCSLEPPEWAKPNPNKSNGQKKIGLSISTLNNPFFVSLKDGVMAEAKKQGIQVIVVDAQNDSAKQTNDVDDLIQQGVSALLINPADSAAISTAVQSANSVGIPVITLDRSADKGEVAALVASDNVKGGRMAAEYFVEQLGEGAKVIELEGVPGASATRERGKGFHEVADKQLDVVSKQSADFDRSKGLNVMENLLQGNPDVQAVFAHNDEMALGAIEAIQSSGKDIPVIGFDGNDDAIKSIQDGKLTATVAQQPILIGQLALQAALDVLSGKQVESSIPAELKLVTKENVNE; encoded by the coding sequence ATGAAAAAGTGGACTGTAACACTCATAAGTATGCTGATGATCATCGTTCTGGCCGGGTGCTCTCTGGAGCCACCGGAATGGGCGAAACCTAACCCAAACAAAAGTAACGGACAGAAGAAAATAGGTTTGTCGATATCTACACTGAACAATCCATTCTTTGTATCACTGAAGGACGGGGTAATGGCCGAAGCCAAAAAACAGGGAATACAGGTCATCGTGGTGGATGCGCAGAACGATTCGGCCAAACAAACCAATGATGTGGATGATCTCATTCAGCAAGGCGTTAGTGCACTGCTAATTAACCCTGCGGACTCTGCAGCGATCTCCACAGCGGTTCAATCCGCTAATAGTGTGGGCATTCCTGTAATCACGCTGGATCGCTCCGCAGATAAAGGCGAAGTGGCGGCACTAGTGGCATCTGATAACGTTAAAGGTGGACGCATGGCAGCTGAATATTTTGTGGAACAACTGGGTGAGGGAGCAAAAGTCATTGAACTTGAGGGTGTGCCTGGTGCTTCCGCAACAAGAGAACGGGGTAAAGGTTTCCATGAAGTGGCTGACAAGCAACTTGATGTGGTTTCCAAACAATCTGCTGATTTCGATCGGTCCAAAGGATTAAATGTCATGGAGAATCTGCTTCAGGGTAATCCTGACGTGCAGGCAGTATTTGCTCATAATGATGAGATGGCACTTGGTGCGATTGAAGCGATTCAAAGCTCAGGTAAAGACATTCCGGTCATCGGATTCGATGGTAATGATGATGCAATCAAATCCATTCAGGATGGGAAATTGACGGCAACAGTCGCTCAGCAGCCTATACTGATTGGCCAACTGGCGCTGCAAGCAGCTCTGGATGTGCTCAGTGGCAAGCAGGTGGAGTCATCGATTCCCGCTGAATTGAAGCTGGTAACGAAGGAAAATGTGAATGAGTAA